The Deltaproteobacteria bacterium genome window below encodes:
- a CDS encoding divalent-cation tolerance protein CutA: MVTPPDSIRVLFVTIPPTQAEAFVQALVEARVVACGNILPGRSIYRWQGALCREDEAVVLLETTADALEAAMAHIAAAHPYDCPKIIALEPLAVAAAYAAWVHAELGGRSQTA; the protein is encoded by the coding sequence ATGGTCACCCCGCCCGACTCGATCCGCGTGCTGTTCGTGACCATCCCGCCGACCCAGGCCGAGGCGTTCGTGCAGGCGCTGGTCGAGGCCCGGGTGGTCGCGTGCGGCAACATCCTGCCGGGGCGCTCGATCTATCGCTGGCAGGGTGCACTGTGCCGCGAAGACGAGGCGGTGGTGCTGCTCGAGACCACCGCCGACGCGCTCGAGGCCGCGATGGCGCACATCGCCGCCGCGCATCCCTACGACTGTCCGAAGATCATCGCGCTCGAGCCCCTCGCGGTCGCGGCCGCGTACGCGGCGTGGGTCCACGCCGAGCTCGGCGGTCGCTCGCAGACCGCCTGA
- the gluQ gene encoding tRNA glutamyl-Q(34) synthetase GluQRS: MTEAPGAGRYAPSPTGPQHLGNARTALLAWLSARASGARFVLRIEDLDPDRSQPRFEQLVIDDLRWLGLDWDEGPDVGGPHGPYRQSQRGDHYAAAIARLATYPCTCTRRELREIASAPHGVEPIYPGTCLRHGCDPTRPRSLRWRAPSGSASAHDRRLGELTQDVARDIGDFVLRRGDGAFAYALAVVVDDAAMAIDQVVRGEDLWPATPRQVWLQRALALPTPSHLHVPLLCGPDGTKLSKRHGAPDLQTLRAGGADPARVVAVLAASAGLVDDRRTAVQPQRLIADFDPARLQHGRHTLDPARLR; this comes from the coding sequence ATGACCGAGGCCCCCGGAGCCGGTCGCTACGCGCCGTCGCCCACCGGGCCGCAGCACCTCGGCAATGCACGCACGGCCCTGCTGGCGTGGCTGTCGGCGCGTGCCAGCGGCGCGCGTTTCGTGCTGCGCATCGAAGATCTCGATCCCGATCGATCGCAGCCGCGCTTCGAGCAGCTGGTGATCGACGATCTGCGGTGGCTCGGACTCGACTGGGACGAGGGCCCCGACGTCGGCGGCCCCCACGGGCCGTACCGGCAGTCGCAGCGCGGCGATCACTACGCCGCCGCGATCGCTCGGCTCGCGACGTATCCGTGCACGTGCACGCGCCGCGAGCTGCGTGAGATCGCCTCCGCGCCCCACGGCGTCGAGCCGATCTACCCCGGCACGTGTCTGCGGCATGGGTGCGATCCCACGCGGCCGAGATCGTTGCGGTGGCGCGCACCCAGCGGGAGCGCGAGCGCCCACGACCGCCGACTCGGCGAGCTGACGCAGGACGTCGCGCGCGACATCGGCGACTTCGTGCTGCGCCGGGGCGACGGCGCCTTCGCGTACGCACTCGCGGTGGTGGTCGACGACGCGGCGATGGCCATCGACCAGGTCGTACGCGGCGAGGATCTGTGGCCGGCGACGCCGCGGCAGGTGTGGCTGCAGCGAGCGCTCGCGCTGCCGACCCCGAGCCATCTTCACGTGCCGCTGCTGTGCGGACCCGACGGCACCAAGCTCTCGAAGCGACACGGCGCCCCCGATCTCCAGACGCTGCGTGCCGGCGGGGCCGACCCGGCGCGGGTGGTTGCAGTGCTCGCGGCCTCGGCCGGGCTCGTCGACGACCGGCGCACCGCCGTGCAGCCGCAGCGGCTCATCGCGGACTTCGATCCCGCGCGGCTGCAGCACGGCCGCCACACCCTCGATCCCGCGCGACTGCGCTGA
- the mvaD gene encoding diphosphomevalonate decarboxylase, whose protein sequence is MKTARAAAHSNIALVKYWGKRESNPPGLNLPATGSLSMTLDGLWTQTEVAPAAQDRFELDGAVHADESARKVFAQLDRLWRAAGREGPRPSARVTSTNHLPTAAGLASSASGFAALTLAGMAAFEGPLEPASLSVLARQGSGSAARSLWGGFVRLDRGVRPDGADCVARPLLPADTWDLRLLVVQTTAGKKPIGSTAGMERSRQTSPYYDAWVDGSDADLDRAEAALRARDLTALGAVVEHSCFKMHACMIASAPSILYWNGTTVEVVRALWAARAEGLEGYATIDAGPHVKVLCEAATATALARRLGELPGVLGVRTCAPGPDAHVEVLP, encoded by the coding sequence ATGAAGACCGCACGGGCCGCCGCCCACTCCAACATCGCGCTCGTCAAGTATTGGGGCAAGCGCGAGTCGAACCCGCCGGGGCTCAACCTGCCCGCGACCGGCTCGCTGTCGATGACCCTCGATGGGCTGTGGACGCAGACCGAGGTCGCGCCGGCGGCCCAGGATCGCTTCGAGCTCGATGGCGCCGTGCATGCCGACGAGTCGGCCCGCAAGGTGTTCGCGCAGCTCGATCGGCTGTGGCGCGCCGCCGGCCGCGAGGGGCCGCGCCCGAGCGCGCGCGTGACCTCGACCAACCACCTGCCGACCGCCGCCGGTCTGGCGAGCTCCGCCAGTGGCTTCGCCGCGCTCACGCTCGCGGGCATGGCTGCGTTCGAGGGCCCGCTCGAGCCCGCATCGCTGTCGGTGCTGGCGCGCCAGGGCTCGGGCAGCGCCGCACGCTCGCTGTGGGGCGGCTTCGTGCGGCTCGATCGCGGCGTGCGACCGGACGGCGCGGATTGTGTGGCGCGCCCACTGCTGCCCGCGGACACCTGGGATCTGCGCTTGCTCGTGGTGCAGACCACCGCCGGCAAGAAGCCGATCGGCTCGACCGCCGGCATGGAACGCTCGCGACAGACCTCGCCCTACTACGACGCCTGGGTCGACGGCAGCGACGCCGATCTCGATCGCGCCGAAGCGGCCCTGCGCGCCCGCGATCTGACCGCACTCGGCGCGGTGGTCGAGCACAGCTGCTTCAAGATGCACGCGTGCATGATCGCCAGCGCACCCAGCATCCTGTACTGGAACGGCACCACCGTGGAGGTCGTGCGTGCGCTGTGGGCCGCGCGGGCCGAGGGGCTCGAGGGCTACGCGACCATCGACGCCGGCCCGCACGTGAAGGTGTTGTGCGAGGCCGCGACCGCGACCGCACTGGCGCGCCGCCTCGGTGAGCTGCCCGGCGTGCTCGGCGTCCGCACCTGTGCGCCTGGTCCCGATGCCCACGTCGAGGTGCTGCCGTGA
- a CDS encoding S9 family peptidase, translating to MTTSAPTRPRPSFPRRKLALAVLCALACRPGATTESIPPAADPSARGHGPAPIVPPSDASFTYPAATRGDVADVYHGVKIADPYRWLEDMDSPQTRAWIEAENALTDAHLEGIAARPKLLARLEQLWNYERWGVPTRQAGQLVVARNDGLQNQSPIYVLDDKGSERLLLDPNTLSDDGTVALAGQAFSHDGKRMAYGTSASGSDWQVWRVRDVATGTDTSDELQWIKFASPAWTKDGKGLFYPRYAEPKAGAALSGENYDQKVYFHRLGTPQSADTLVYARADQPKWGYDTEVSDDGRWLVMTVRIGTDPKNTVLLQDLRKPAKGRPTIELLTGFTAKWEFVGSDGDTLWFRTDEGAPRSKLVAIDVRKPSVHRDVIAESLRTLQTVHLVGDRFVASYLDNAQSRVAIHRVDGSLERELELPGIGTVAGFGGKRSDRETYFSFTGFATPTEVWRLDPTTGATTPWRKPKVAFDPADYVTEQVFYKSADGTTIPMFVSHRRGLEKNGNNPTYLFGYGGFDISLTPSFSVPNLVWMEQGGIYAVPNLRGGGEFGEAWHQAGTKLDKQNVFDDFIAAAEYLVAQRYTKPAKLGIGGRSNGGLLVGAVLTQRPDLFGAALPGVGVLDMLRFDKFTIGWAWTSDYGSTANPDEFAALLAYSPYHNVRMGTQYPPTLVYTADHDDRVVPLHSYKFTAALQYAQGGRAPVLIRVDTKSGHGAGKPTRKQIEEWADLWSFLVFHLRMELP from the coding sequence ATGACGACCTCCGCCCCGACCCGTCCGCGCCCTTCGTTCCCCCGTCGAAAGCTCGCGCTCGCGGTGCTGTGCGCGCTCGCGTGTCGGCCGGGGGCGACCACCGAGTCGATCCCGCCCGCGGCCGATCCCTCGGCCCGCGGCCACGGGCCCGCGCCGATCGTGCCGCCGTCCGACGCCAGCTTCACGTACCCCGCGGCCACACGCGGCGACGTGGCCGACGTCTACCACGGCGTCAAGATCGCCGACCCGTACCGCTGGCTCGAAGACATGGACTCGCCGCAGACGCGCGCGTGGATCGAGGCCGAGAACGCCCTGACCGACGCCCACCTCGAGGGCATCGCGGCGCGCCCGAAGCTGCTCGCACGGCTCGAGCAGCTGTGGAACTACGAGCGCTGGGGCGTGCCCACGCGACAGGCTGGGCAGCTGGTGGTCGCGCGCAACGACGGGCTGCAGAACCAGTCGCCGATCTACGTGCTCGACGACAAGGGCAGCGAGCGGCTGCTGCTCGATCCCAACACGCTGTCCGACGACGGCACCGTCGCGCTGGCCGGGCAGGCCTTCAGCCACGACGGCAAGCGCATGGCCTACGGCACCTCGGCGTCGGGCTCCGACTGGCAGGTCTGGCGCGTGCGCGACGTCGCGACCGGCACCGACACCAGCGACGAGCTGCAGTGGATCAAGTTCGCGTCGCCGGCGTGGACCAAGGACGGCAAGGGGCTGTTCTATCCTCGCTATGCCGAGCCCAAGGCCGGCGCCGCGCTGTCGGGCGAGAACTACGATCAGAAGGTCTACTTCCACCGCCTCGGCACGCCGCAATCGGCCGACACGCTGGTCTACGCCCGCGCCGATCAGCCCAAGTGGGGCTACGACACCGAGGTCAGCGACGATGGTCGCTGGCTGGTGATGACGGTGCGCATCGGCACCGATCCCAAGAACACGGTGCTGCTGCAGGACCTGCGCAAGCCCGCCAAGGGACGCCCCACCATCGAGCTGCTGACCGGCTTCACCGCCAAGTGGGAGTTCGTCGGCAGCGACGGCGACACGCTGTGGTTCCGCACCGACGAGGGCGCGCCGCGTTCGAAGCTGGTCGCGATCGACGTGCGCAAGCCGAGCGTGCACCGCGACGTGATCGCGGAGTCGCTGCGCACGCTGCAGACGGTGCACCTGGTCGGTGATCGCTTCGTCGCCAGCTACCTCGACAACGCTCAGTCGCGGGTCGCGATCCACCGCGTCGACGGCAGCCTCGAGCGCGAGCTCGAGCTCCCGGGCATCGGCACCGTCGCCGGCTTCGGCGGCAAGCGCAGCGATCGCGAGACCTACTTCTCGTTCACCGGCTTCGCGACCCCGACAGAGGTCTGGCGGCTCGATCCCACCACCGGCGCGACCACGCCGTGGCGCAAGCCCAAGGTCGCGTTCGACCCCGCCGACTACGTCACCGAGCAGGTCTTCTACAAGAGCGCCGACGGCACCACGATCCCGATGTTCGTCTCGCACCGACGCGGGCTCGAGAAGAACGGCAACAACCCCACCTACCTGTTCGGCTATGGCGGCTTCGACATCTCGCTGACGCCGTCGTTCTCGGTGCCCAACCTGGTGTGGATGGAGCAGGGCGGCATCTATGCCGTGCCGAACCTGCGCGGTGGCGGCGAGTTCGGCGAGGCCTGGCACCAAGCCGGCACCAAGCTCGACAAGCAGAACGTGTTCGACGACTTCATCGCCGCCGCCGAGTACTTGGTCGCGCAGCGCTACACCAAGCCGGCCAAGCTCGGCATCGGCGGGCGCAGCAACGGCGGCCTGCTGGTCGGCGCGGTGCTGACCCAGCGGCCCGATCTGTTCGGCGCCGCGCTACCGGGGGTCGGCGTGCTCGACATGCTGCGCTTCGACAAGTTCACGATCGGCTGGGCATGGACCTCGGACTACGGCTCGACCGCCAACCCCGACGAGTTCGCCGCGCTGCTGGCGTACTCGCCGTACCACAACGTACGCATGGGCACGCAGTACCCCCCGACGCTGGTGTACACCGCCGATCACGACGACCGTGTGGTGCCGCTGCACAGCTACAAGTTCACCGCCGCGCTGCAGTACGCCCAGGGCGGCCGCGCGCCGGTGCTGATCCGTGTCGACACCAAGTCCGGCCACGGCGCCGGCAAGCCCACCCGCAAGCAGATCGAGGAGTGGGCGGATCTATGGAGCTTCCTGGTGTTCCACCTGCGGATGGAGCTGCCGTAG
- a CDS encoding type 2 isopentenyl-diphosphate Delta-isomerase: protein MADRLDISQRKKDHLALCAGPNVGFREKSTLLECVELVHDALPEMHADEVDTTTELLGRKLSAPVIVAAMTGGTEKAAEVNRDIARAADELGLAFGLGSQRAMFVRPETAWTFEIREVAPNVLLLGNLGIVQARSMSTQQIADLCGRVDANALCLHLNPAMEIVQPGGDRDFSRGLETMRRLVEELAIPVVAKETGCGLSRRVAQRIIDTGVRTVDTSGAGGTSWVAVEAHRAVDEDDKAIAEELWDWGIPTAASVLQMADLPLSIIATGGLRNGSDVARAVALGATCGGIAAAVLKAHKVGGYEGAKTFLRRTMLTVRAIMLLCGCKTVADLRRTPKIITGALAAWQPDRSSAKVPR from the coding sequence ATGGCCGACCGGCTCGACATCTCGCAGCGCAAGAAGGACCACCTGGCGCTGTGTGCTGGCCCCAACGTCGGCTTTCGCGAGAAGTCGACCCTGCTCGAGTGTGTCGAGCTCGTCCACGACGCGCTGCCGGAGATGCACGCCGACGAGGTCGACACCACCACCGAACTGCTCGGTCGCAAGCTGTCGGCGCCGGTGATCGTCGCGGCGATGACGGGCGGCACCGAGAAGGCCGCCGAGGTCAACCGCGACATCGCCCGCGCCGCCGACGAGCTCGGGCTCGCGTTCGGACTCGGCTCGCAGCGCGCGATGTTCGTGCGCCCCGAGACCGCGTGGACCTTCGAAATCCGCGAGGTCGCGCCGAACGTACTGCTGCTCGGCAACCTCGGCATCGTGCAGGCCCGCTCGATGTCCACCCAGCAGATCGCCGACCTCTGCGGTCGCGTCGATGCCAACGCCCTGTGCCTGCACCTGAACCCCGCGATGGAAATCGTCCAGCCAGGTGGTGACCGCGACTTCTCGCGCGGCCTCGAGACCATGCGACGCCTGGTCGAGGAGCTCGCGATCCCGGTGGTCGCCAAGGAGACCGGCTGCGGGCTCTCGCGCCGCGTCGCGCAGCGCATCATCGACACCGGTGTGCGCACCGTCGACACCAGCGGCGCCGGCGGCACCAGCTGGGTCGCGGTCGAGGCCCACCGCGCCGTCGACGAGGACGACAAGGCCATCGCGGAGGAGCTGTGGGACTGGGGCATCCCGACCGCGGCGTCGGTGTTGCAGATGGCCGACTTGCCGCTGTCGATCATCGCCACCGGTGGCCTGCGCAACGGCAGCGACGTCGCGCGCGCCGTCGCCCTCGGTGCGACCTGCGGCGGCATCGCGGCGGCGGTGCTGAAGGCCCACAAGGTCGGTGGCTACGAGGGCGCCAAGACCTTCCTGCGCCGCACGATGCTGACCGTGCGCGCGATCATGTTGCTGTGCGGCTGCAAGACGGTGGCCGATCTACGCAGAACCCCCAAGATCATCACCGGAGCGCTCGCGGCGTGGCAGCCCGATCGCAGCAGCGCCAAGGTCCCCCGATGA
- a CDS encoding serine/threonine protein kinase yields MHSLSARPQLRDHVELHMSPEGTTGELVVLAGGRVSSPTVGYDDPPPQARPSLPELPRKIGRYAVLDVIGIGGMGVVCTAYDPKLDRKVALKLLRQREFEDPKRTATARARLHREARALAKLKHGNVVAVHDVDVFEGRLYIAMEYVEGQSLSEWLDERPRSWREIVVKFVQAARGLAAAHAAGITHRDFKPANVRVESGGRVVVLDFGLALEHGDPHSVERSLDDDDDDRTPIAAQPERLTAVGRRVGTPAYMAPEQMLNQGVGPAADQFAFGVSLYEALWGVLPFRGDAKTAMYAALDGQISPPPRDREVPAWLHRAVFRMLAREPVGRFRDMHELIDALERSTARRRRRRWLAAGGVVAAAAGLAGALWLGTGDPCPTARERVTAVWGPAQAEAVRSAFADTGSSFAAAAFERSKAILDERMAGWLALHEQVCEATRVRGEQSDALLDHRMACLDDRLLEASALVELLAGDEVDARMVEQAIDATLRLPATAPCLAARPGENDAPPLPHEQDQVLRVRETLAHAEAQLRAYRNAPALELARAAWLEAGALEHARTRVHARMVLAHALRRGGELAAAHEAYVAAIRDAARAHLFEFEADAWTMLVQLVGLDQHRPEQGLLHRVAAEAALERAGELPWQQAGLAHALGVVMRDADQSELALEQFRVAISVRQSIDPDEPQLAGTRNDLGLTLIRMGRWAEAEEQLALALDDARRVRGEDHPLVATTSLNLGNAVLEGRRDHDRARALYQRALAIREAVYGPLHPSVAEVLIALGVLHRRQGEWAASQGAFVRAVALMGGRDSKDIRAAAALNNLGQSAMAAGDDAAAVDAFTDAIAVFERAGRTRVVSRLRSVIHRCEANVHLGHLAAARSDCDAARQLLPELADPASHDVSDLAVARSALARSEGRGAEAVALAREALEHDLAHDRPLSDQRRSQLALAQALAAHEPAAAELATLRRTLAHDADRLDDAALRDEIAAWLAVTP; encoded by the coding sequence ATGCATTCCTTGTCGGCGCGCCCCCAACTGCGCGACCATGTCGAGCTGCACATGTCGCCGGAGGGCACGACGGGTGAGCTGGTGGTGTTGGCCGGCGGGCGGGTGAGCTCGCCGACCGTCGGCTACGACGATCCGCCGCCCCAGGCCCGTCCTTCGCTGCCGGAGCTGCCGCGCAAGATCGGTCGCTACGCCGTGCTCGACGTGATCGGCATCGGCGGCATGGGCGTGGTGTGCACCGCCTACGATCCCAAGCTCGATCGCAAGGTCGCGCTCAAGCTGCTGCGTCAGCGCGAGTTCGAGGATCCCAAGCGCACTGCGACCGCCCGCGCGCGATTGCACCGCGAGGCGCGGGCACTGGCCAAGCTCAAGCACGGCAACGTCGTCGCGGTCCACGACGTCGACGTGTTCGAGGGGCGCCTCTACATCGCGATGGAGTATGTCGAGGGGCAGTCGCTGTCGGAATGGCTCGACGAGCGTCCCCGCAGCTGGCGCGAGATCGTGGTGAAGTTCGTGCAGGCCGCGCGCGGGCTCGCGGCCGCCCACGCCGCTGGCATCACCCACCGCGACTTCAAGCCCGCGAACGTCCGCGTGGAGTCGGGCGGGCGCGTGGTCGTGCTCGACTTCGGCCTCGCGCTCGAACACGGCGATCCCCACAGCGTCGAGCGTTCGCTCGATGACGACGACGACGACCGCACACCGATCGCCGCACAGCCCGAGCGACTCACGGCGGTCGGTCGTCGGGTCGGCACGCCGGCGTACATGGCCCCCGAGCAGATGCTCAACCAAGGCGTCGGGCCGGCCGCGGATCAGTTCGCGTTCGGGGTCTCGCTGTACGAGGCGCTGTGGGGCGTGCTGCCGTTTCGCGGCGACGCGAAGACGGCCATGTACGCCGCGCTCGACGGCCAGATCTCGCCGCCGCCGCGCGACCGCGAGGTGCCGGCGTGGCTGCATCGCGCGGTGTTCCGCATGCTCGCGCGCGAGCCGGTGGGTCGCTTCCGCGACATGCACGAGCTGATCGACGCGCTCGAGCGCAGCACGGCGCGGCGGCGGCGTCGACGGTGGTTGGCGGCCGGCGGCGTGGTCGCGGCGGCGGCCGGACTCGCCGGGGCGCTGTGGCTGGGCACCGGCGACCCATGCCCGACGGCGCGCGAGCGGGTCACAGCGGTGTGGGGTCCCGCGCAGGCCGAGGCCGTTCGCAGCGCGTTCGCGGACACCGGCTCGAGCTTCGCGGCGGCGGCATTCGAGCGGAGCAAGGCGATCCTCGACGAACGCATGGCCGGCTGGCTGGCCCTGCATGAGCAGGTCTGCGAGGCCACGCGCGTCCGCGGCGAGCAGTCCGACGCGCTGCTCGACCACCGCATGGCGTGCCTCGACGATCGCCTGCTCGAGGCCTCGGCGCTGGTCGAGCTGCTGGCCGGCGACGAGGTCGACGCGCGCATGGTCGAGCAGGCCATCGACGCGACCCTGCGCCTGCCCGCGACCGCGCCGTGCTTGGCGGCCCGCCCGGGCGAGAACGATGCCCCGCCGCTGCCGCACGAGCAGGACCAGGTGCTGCGCGTGCGCGAGACCCTGGCCCACGCCGAGGCGCAGCTGCGGGCCTATCGCAACGCGCCCGCGCTCGAGCTCGCCCGCGCGGCCTGGCTCGAGGCGGGCGCGCTCGAGCACGCGCGCACCCGCGTACACGCGCGCATGGTGCTGGCCCACGCGCTGCGGCGTGGCGGCGAGTTGGCGGCGGCCCACGAGGCCTACGTCGCCGCGATCCGCGACGCCGCGCGGGCGCACCTGTTCGAGTTCGAGGCCGACGCGTGGACCATGCTCGTGCAGCTGGTCGGGCTCGATCAGCACCGACCCGAGCAGGGCCTGCTGCATCGCGTCGCGGCCGAGGCCGCGCTCGAGCGGGCAGGGGAGCTGCCGTGGCAGCAGGCCGGGCTGGCCCACGCGCTCGGCGTGGTGATGCGCGACGCCGATCAATCCGAGCTCGCGCTCGAGCAGTTCCGCGTGGCCATCTCGGTGCGGCAGTCGATCGATCCCGACGAGCCACAGCTGGCGGGGACCCGCAACGATCTCGGCTTGACGTTGATCCGCATGGGGCGCTGGGCCGAGGCCGAGGAGCAGCTCGCGCTCGCACTCGACGACGCACGCCGCGTGCGCGGCGAGGACCACCCGCTGGTCGCGACGACCTCGCTGAACCTCGGCAACGCGGTGCTGGAGGGGCGCCGCGATCACGACCGGGCGCGCGCGCTGTACCAGCGCGCGCTGGCGATCCGCGAGGCGGTGTATGGTCCGCTGCACCCGAGCGTGGCCGAGGTGCTCATCGCGCTGGGCGTGCTGCACCGGCGCCAAGGCGAGTGGGCCGCGTCGCAGGGGGCGTTCGTGCGGGCGGTCGCGCTGATGGGCGGTCGGGACAGCAAGGACATCCGCGCCGCGGCAGCACTCAACAACCTCGGCCAGAGCGCGATGGCGGCGGGTGACGACGCCGCGGCCGTCGACGCCTTCACCGACGCGATCGCGGTGTTCGAGCGCGCGGGCCGGACCCGCGTGGTCTCGCGCCTGCGCAGCGTCATCCATCGCTGCGAGGCCAACGTCCACCTCGGGCACCTGGCCGCCGCCCGCAGCGACTGCGACGCGGCGCGGCAGCTGCTGCCGGAGCTCGCCGACCCTGCCAGTCACGACGTCTCCGACCTCGCGGTCGCCCGCAGTGCGCTCGCCCGGAGCGAGGGCCGCGGCGCCGAGGCGGTGGCGCTCGCCCGCGAGGCGCTCGAGCACGACCTCGCCCATGATCGTCCGCTCAGCGACCAACGCCGCAGTCAGCTCGCGCTCGCACAGGCACTCGCCGCCCATGAGCCGGCGGCGGCCGAGCTCGCCACGCTGCGCCGGACGCTCGCGCACGACGCCGACCGACTCGACGACGCCGCGCTGCGCGACGAGATCGCCGCGTGGCTGGCCGTCACCCCGTGA
- a CDS encoding SDR family NAD(P)-dependent oxidoreductase → MKLALLGATKGMGRALARLLAARGDAVCLLGRDPDDLERSAADLRARAPQATITVARCDLERPDDFEPALATAEASLGGLDAVVVTAGMFATQDALEADPVLLRRLLTIDFTHTVSFCEAARVRLLARGGGTLCVFSSVAGDRGRKPVGLYGAAKAGLSAYLEALDHRFHAAGLRTVCIKPGFVKTTMTAGLRPPPFAGEPEQVAATALRAIDRGRPITYAPWMWRWVMLVIRALPRFVMRRVGF, encoded by the coding sequence GTGAAGCTTGCGCTGCTGGGGGCCACCAAGGGCATGGGTCGAGCACTCGCGCGATTGCTCGCTGCGCGCGGTGACGCGGTGTGTCTGCTGGGCCGCGACCCCGACGACCTCGAGCGCAGTGCCGCGGACCTACGTGCGCGCGCACCACAGGCGACCATCACCGTCGCGCGTTGCGATCTCGAGCGGCCCGACGACTTCGAGCCCGCGCTCGCCACCGCCGAGGCGTCGCTGGGTGGGCTCGATGCCGTGGTCGTGACCGCGGGCATGTTCGCGACCCAGGACGCGCTCGAGGCCGACCCGGTGCTGCTGCGTCGATTGTTGACGATCGACTTCACCCACACCGTGTCGTTCTGCGAGGCCGCGCGCGTGCGGCTGCTGGCGCGCGGCGGCGGCACGCTGTGCGTGTTCTCGTCGGTCGCCGGTGATCGCGGGCGCAAGCCGGTCGGGCTCTACGGTGCGGCCAAGGCCGGCCTGTCGGCGTACCTCGAGGCGCTCGATCACCGCTTCCACGCCGCGGGCCTGCGCACGGTGTGCATCAAGCCCGGGTTCGTGAAGACCACGATGACCGCGGGGCTCCGGCCACCGCCGTTCGCCGGCGAGCCCGAGCAGGTCGCGGCCACGGCCCTGCGGGCGATCGATCGTGGCCGTCCGATCACGTACGCGCCATGGATGTGGCGCTGGGTGATGCTGGTCATTCGCGCACTGCCGCGGTTCGTCATGCGACGCGTGGGGTTCTAG
- the mvk gene encoding mevalonate kinase: MLHPRASACAKIILFGEHAVVHGQPALAAALPDALRLEAERLDDPRAPLTLDIPAWSLSLQLVPELEHPVARACADVLAHCDGPLQGWAIRGDASIPAGAGLGSSAALTVALAKLALGPDAAVEEIVEASMVGEQVFHGTPSGIDSQVAARGGVLRFVRGAAPVQVALPRPVTLLVVPSGHARSTAAEVAKVHLALERWPTLARPMIEVLGRTTELGERALLEGDVARLGQLADIAHGVLAGLGVSSPILDELCGVARAAGAAGAKLTGAGGGGCMLAWPAGDPTALVAAFEARGLSPLVVEVGR, translated from the coding sequence GTGCTGCATCCACGCGCATCGGCGTGCGCGAAGATCATCCTGTTCGGCGAGCACGCCGTCGTGCACGGCCAGCCTGCGCTGGCGGCCGCGTTGCCCGACGCGCTGCGACTCGAGGCCGAGCGCCTCGACGATCCGCGCGCACCGCTGACCCTCGACATCCCCGCGTGGTCGCTGTCGCTGCAGCTCGTGCCCGAGCTCGAGCATCCGGTCGCGCGGGCCTGCGCCGACGTGCTCGCGCACTGCGACGGACCGCTGCAGGGCTGGGCCATCCGTGGCGACGCCTCGATTCCCGCCGGCGCCGGGCTGGGCTCGTCCGCGGCGCTGACGGTCGCGCTGGCCAAGCTCGCGCTGGGGCCCGACGCCGCGGTCGAAGAGATCGTCGAGGCCTCGATGGTCGGCGAGCAGGTCTTCCACGGCACGCCCTCGGGCATCGACAGCCAGGTCGCGGCGCGCGGTGGTGTGCTGCGGTTCGTCCGCGGCGCGGCGCCGGTCCAGGTCGCGCTGCCGCGGCCGGTGACGCTGCTCGTGGTGCCTTCCGGCCACGCGCGCAGCACCGCCGCCGAGGTCGCCAAGGTCCACCTCGCGCTCGAGCGATGGCCGACCCTGGCGCGGCCGATGATCGAGGTGCTCGGTCGCACCACCGAGCTGGGCGAGCGCGCGCTGCTCGAGGGCGACGTGGCGCGCCTCGGGCAGCTCGCCGACATTGCCCACGGCGTGCTGGCGGGGCTCGGCGTGTCGTCGCCGATCCTGGACGAGCTGTGTGGTGTCGCGCGGGCGGCCGGTGCCGCGGGTGCGAAGCTCACGGGTGCCGGCGGTGGCGGCTGCATGCTGGCGTGGCCGGCCGGTGACCCGACCGCACTCGTGGCGGCCTTCGAAGCGCGCGGCCTCTCACCGCTGGTCGTGGAGGTGGGTCGATGA